From the genome of Thermococcus chitonophagus, one region includes:
- a CDS encoding nicotinate phosphoribosyltransferase, with amino-acid sequence MKFYIASEEDIKAGKTTDVYFIRTKKILEAKNIHKKVLADVTTTSLPKNWKWGVLVGVEEVAKLLEGLPVNVYAMPEGTIFHPYEPVLQIEGYYEDFGIYETALLGMLSQASGIATAALRIKIAAKFKPVYSFGIRHMHPAIAPMIDRAAFIGGCDGVSGVLGAEMIGEKAVGTMPHALIITVGDQVKAWKYFDEVIEEEVPRIALVDTFYDEKVEAVMAAEALGKRLFAVRLDTPSSRRGNFRKIIEEVRWELNVRGYDWVKIFISGGLDEEKIKEIVDVADAFGVGGAIASAKPIDFALDIVEVEGKPMTKRGKLSGRKQVYRCENGHYHVVPANKKLEKCPVCGAEVEPLLKPIIENGEIVAEFPKAREIREYVLEQAKKFNLTIE; translated from the coding sequence ATGAAGTTCTACATAGCCAGCGAGGAGGATATAAAGGCTGGGAAAACCACAGATGTGTACTTCATAAGAACCAAAAAAATCCTGGAGGCAAAGAACATCCACAAGAAAGTTTTGGCTGATGTAACAACCACTTCCCTTCCGAAGAACTGGAAGTGGGGAGTTCTCGTTGGAGTTGAGGAGGTTGCAAAGCTCCTTGAAGGGTTGCCCGTAAACGTCTATGCTATGCCCGAAGGGACGATATTCCATCCATATGAGCCCGTTCTCCAGATCGAGGGCTACTATGAGGACTTCGGAATTTACGAGACGGCATTATTGGGGATGCTGAGTCAGGCAAGCGGCATTGCGACTGCTGCTTTAAGGATTAAGATTGCCGCAAAGTTCAAGCCCGTCTACTCCTTCGGGATTAGGCATATGCACCCAGCAATAGCCCCAATGATAGATAGGGCAGCGTTCATAGGCGGTTGCGATGGTGTCTCTGGCGTTTTAGGAGCTGAAATGATTGGGGAAAAGGCAGTTGGAACTATGCCTCATGCCCTCATAATCACGGTAGGAGATCAAGTGAAAGCGTGGAAATACTTTGACGAGGTTATAGAGGAGGAAGTCCCCAGGATAGCCCTAGTCGATACCTTCTACGATGAGAAGGTTGAAGCTGTAATGGCCGCTGAAGCTCTAGGGAAAAGGTTGTTTGCAGTAAGGCTCGACACCCCAAGCTCAAGAAGAGGCAACTTCAGGAAGATAATAGAGGAGGTAAGATGGGAGCTCAATGTTAGGGGCTACGATTGGGTCAAGATATTCATCTCGGGCGGACTCGATGAAGAGAAGATAAAGGAGATAGTTGATGTCGCTGACGCATTTGGGGTTGGAGGGGCAATTGCAAGCGCAAAGCCAATCGACTTTGCCTTGGATATAGTGGAGGTCGAAGGAAAACCAATGACAAAGAGAGGCAAGCTGAGCGGAAGAAAGCAGGTTTACCGCTGTGAGAACGGCCACTATCACGTTGTTCCGGCAAACAAGAAGCTTGAGAAGTGCCCTGTATGTGGGGCAGAAGTTGAACCTTTACTTAAACCGATAATTGAGAACGGTGAAATTGTAGCAGAATTTCCAAAGGCTAGAGAAATTAGGGAATACGTGCTAGAACAGGCCAAAAAGTTCAACCTAACAATAGAATAG
- a CDS encoding ferredoxin → MAWKVTVDQDTCIGDAICASLCPDVFEMNDEGKAQPKVDVIEDENLYNCAKEAMEACPVSAISIEEV, encoded by the coding sequence ATGGCGTGGAAGGTAACCGTTGACCAGGACACCTGTATCGGAGACGCAATCTGTGCAAGCCTCTGTCCAGACGTTTTCGAGATGAACGACGAGGGTAAGGCTCAGCCAAAGGTTGACGTTATTGAGGACGAGAACCTCTACAACTGCGCTAAGGAAGCAATGGAAGCCTGTCCAGTTAGCGCTATCAGCATTGAGGAGGTCTGA
- a CDS encoding sulfide/dihydroorotate dehydrogenase-like FAD/NAD-binding protein, with the protein MYKILEKREIAMRNTWYKIYAPHVAKKVQPGQFVIVRAFQNGERIPLTPVMWDRDEGWIVLVVFTRGKTTMRMALELSEGDSLLNVAGPLGNPAPMEKFGKVLAIGAYTGIVEVYPIAKAWQEIGNDVTTLHVTFEPMVMLQDYLEKAVSRHIVEPVKLDPRFDFKVNMRYLTKRLVEKVRELLENEDWDLVFMVGPPGDQKAVFGVVREFGIPMRVDLHPIMVDGTGMCGACRVRVGGEVKFACVDGPEFDAYQVDWDELIHRVGFYSRMEQIALERYLEELKAKGVM; encoded by the coding sequence GTGTACAAGATCCTTGAAAAGAGAGAGATCGCGATGAGGAATACTTGGTATAAGATATATGCACCTCACGTTGCTAAGAAAGTTCAGCCTGGGCAGTTCGTTATTGTTAGGGCTTTTCAAAACGGTGAGAGAATTCCACTAACTCCCGTAATGTGGGACAGGGATGAGGGCTGGATAGTTTTAGTCGTTTTCACGAGAGGAAAAACCACTATGAGAATGGCTCTTGAGCTCAGCGAAGGTGATTCTCTGCTCAATGTCGCTGGACCCCTTGGCAATCCTGCTCCTATGGAAAAGTTTGGGAAAGTTTTAGCTATAGGAGCTTATACAGGGATAGTTGAAGTGTATCCAATCGCAAAGGCTTGGCAGGAAATTGGGAACGACGTTACGACACTCCACGTAACCTTTGAGCCTATGGTCATGCTCCAGGATTACCTTGAGAAGGCCGTTTCGAGACACATAGTTGAACCTGTTAAACTCGATCCAAGGTTTGACTTTAAGGTGAACATGAGATATTTGACCAAGAGATTAGTTGAGAAAGTCAGAGAGTTATTAGAGAACGAAGACTGGGATCTAGTCTTTATGGTTGGCCCTCCGGGAGATCAAAAAGCCGTATTTGGAGTCGTTAGGGAGTTTGGAATTCCAATGAGGGTTGATCTGCATCCGATAATGGTTGATGGAACTGGGATGTGCGGTGCCTGTAGGGTGAGGGTTGGGGGAGAAGTTAAGTTTGCCTGTGTTGATGGGCCCGAGTTCGATGCCTACCAGGTTGATTGGGATGAGCTGATACACAGAGTTGGTTTCTACTCTAGAATGGAGCAGATTGCTCTGGAGAGATATCTAGAAGAGCTTAAAGCTAAGGGGGTGATGTGA
- a CDS encoding tRNA (N(6)-L-threonylcarbamoyladenosine(37)-C(2))-methylthiotransferase produces MARVYIENYGCARNRADGEMMAALLYLAGHELVNTPEDAEIVVVNSCAVKDPTERKIARKIKELIDAGKKVIVTGCLPHVNPDVIDERVSAILGVKSIDRITQAVEYALRGEKLISVPDWRKRNLDKLDFPRLSPRGVHFIVPIAEGCLNACTYCATRLARGVLKSYAPEKVVEWVKWALRQGYKEIWLSAEDTGCYGFDIGINLAKLLDEITAIEGEFRIRVGMMNPNHVIKFLDELIDSYSDEKVYKFLHLPVQSGDNEILRRMGRTYTVEEFEEIVKTFRRAFPDLNLHTDIIVGFPGESDEAFQRSVELIKRIRPDKVNVSRYSPRPGTIAARWKQLPGWLVKERSRIMHRIRLQISYEINREYIGKRVKVLVHGEGKKGNVDAVTMNYKHIILPQGEEGEFAEAKVKGATSTYLLGEIVS; encoded by the coding sequence ATGGCTAGAGTTTATATTGAAAACTATGGGTGCGCGAGGAATAGAGCAGATGGAGAGATGATGGCGGCTTTACTGTACCTAGCGGGTCACGAGTTAGTTAACACTCCTGAAGATGCCGAGATAGTTGTGGTAAATAGCTGCGCCGTTAAGGATCCAACAGAGAGGAAGATAGCAAGGAAAATTAAGGAGCTTATAGATGCAGGAAAAAAAGTCATAGTAACTGGATGCCTTCCCCACGTTAATCCAGATGTAATCGACGAAAGGGTGTCCGCAATTTTAGGGGTAAAAAGCATAGACAGAATTACGCAGGCAGTTGAGTACGCTTTAAGGGGAGAAAAGCTAATAAGTGTGCCCGACTGGAGGAAAAGAAACTTAGACAAGCTCGATTTTCCAAGGCTATCCCCAAGAGGAGTCCACTTCATAGTTCCCATAGCTGAAGGATGCTTGAACGCCTGTACTTACTGCGCCACTAGGCTCGCTAGAGGAGTTCTGAAGAGCTATGCTCCAGAAAAGGTAGTGGAGTGGGTCAAATGGGCCCTCAGACAGGGGTACAAGGAGATTTGGCTTTCGGCAGAGGACACCGGATGTTACGGTTTCGACATAGGAATTAACTTAGCCAAACTTTTGGACGAGATAACGGCAATAGAGGGAGAGTTCAGGATAAGAGTTGGAATGATGAACCCGAACCATGTGATAAAGTTCCTAGACGAACTTATAGATTCCTACAGTGATGAGAAGGTGTACAAGTTCCTTCACCTACCAGTGCAAAGTGGTGATAATGAGATTCTCAGGAGAATGGGAAGAACATATACCGTTGAAGAGTTCGAAGAGATAGTGAAGACCTTCAGAAGAGCATTTCCAGATTTGAACCTCCACACAGACATAATAGTGGGCTTCCCAGGTGAAAGCGATGAGGCCTTTCAGAGAAGCGTTGAGTTAATAAAGAGAATAAGGCCCGACAAGGTTAATGTCTCTAGATACTCCCCCAGGCCCGGCACGATAGCCGCAAGATGGAAGCAACTCCCAGGATGGCTCGTCAAAGAAAGGTCGAGGATTATGCATAGGATAAGGCTACAGATAAGCTATGAAATCAACAGAGAATATATTGGAAAGAGAGTCAAGGTCTTAGTCCACGGGGAGGGGAAGAAAGGCAACGTCGATGCCGTAACCATGAACTATAAGCACATCATCCTTCCCCAGGGAGAAGAAGGCGAATTTGCAGAGGCTAAAGTCAAAGGAGCCACATCAACTTATCTTCTTGGCGAGATAGTAAGCTAA
- a CDS encoding RNA-binding protein encodes MGKRLQAHNIRIRTFIHATEDPEKVLEALETLFPEDISAKDIDFEVIETEGYFGNPILVVDAELRHSRNIRKFLENLRKMLSEEDRRYLWEHAEEKVDDTGTFYIRFDKQKAYLGEAKVSEGEDVIHVRIKVKAFPMKKESVVKAVREWLEGEE; translated from the coding sequence ATGGGTAAGAGGCTTCAAGCTCACAACATCAGGATAAGAACGTTTATCCACGCGACTGAGGATCCAGAAAAAGTGCTCGAGGCCCTTGAAACGCTGTTCCCAGAAGATATATCCGCTAAGGATATTGACTTTGAGGTAATTGAGACTGAGGGCTATTTCGGCAATCCGATCTTGGTTGTTGATGCAGAGTTGAGGCACTCGAGGAACATAAGAAAGTTCCTTGAAAACCTAAGGAAAATGCTCAGTGAGGAAGACAGAAGATACCTCTGGGAGCATGCAGAGGAGAAAGTCGACGACACTGGGACATTCTATATAAGGTTCGATAAGCAGAAAGCTTACTTAGGAGAGGCTAAGGTAAGTGAGGGAGAAGATGTTATCCACGTGAGAATTAAGGTCAAGGCATTCCCAATGAAAAAGGAAAGCGTCGTTAAAGCAGTTAGAGAGTGGCTGGAGGGTGAGGAGTGA